TCGTTTGTATCAATTAAGAACAGCAAAAGCAGCAAGAACATTGATGTTGGTAAGTGTTTCGTATATCTCATTATTGCAAATAATATATATAGTAGATAAATTTTTAAGATAGTTATGGAAATGACAATGACAAAAGGCGAGGAACAAGTAAGGAGCGCAAAATCGGCAAAACTGATTTTGTTATTCGCAATGGTAAGTATGACAATGATGTTTGCCGGACTTACAAGTGCATTTGTAGTAAGTAAATCAAGGGCTGACTGGTTGAAGAATTTTGAATTACCAACAGCGTTTTTTTACAGCACAGCTGTAATTATAGGATGTAGTGTTACTTTTTATCTGGCTAAAAAAGCAATTCAAAAAGACAATAGAAGTGCAACTACAGCATTACTTTTAGGAACATTGGCTTTAGGGATTTTATTCGTGGTTTTGCAATTTGTAGGTTTTGGACAAATCGTAAAAAGCGGGTATTATTTTACAGGAGAAGGTAGTTCAATTACTACAACTTTTCTTTATGTAGTAACCGTAACACACTTATTACACTTGGCTGGAGGGCTAATTTCACTTTTAATTATAATTTATAATCATTTTAAACAAAAATACAATTCGACTCAAACTCTTGGTATAGAACTAGGTGCGATGTATTGGCACTTTTTGGATTTATTATGGGTATATTTATTTTTATTTTTATATTTCTTTAAATAAGAAAAAAACGTAAATTTGGGAACTTTTTAACGAATATCTTTTATGGAAGCGACAGTTACTACTGCAAATAACGACGAAAAAACTTGGGGAGGCGGAGATATCCAGCCATTAGGAGCAAGTTATGGTAAAATGATGATGTGGTTTTTTATCGTATCGGATGCCTTGACATTCTCTGGATTCCTTGCTGCTTATGGTTTTTCTAGATTTAAATTTATTGAAACTTGGCCTTTGGCTGATGAAGTGTTTACTCACTTCCCATTTATGCATGGTGTTTCGGCTCCAATGTATTATGTAGCCTTAATGACTTTTATTTTAATTTTCTCATCTGTAACAATGGTTTTGGCTGTTGACGCAGGTCATCAATTGAAAAAAACAAAAGTTGCAATCTACATGTTCTTAACTATTATTGGAGGTTTAATTT
This genomic window from Flavobacterium sp. 9 contains:
- a CDS encoding cytochrome c oxidase subunit 3, with product MEMTMTKGEEQVRSAKSAKLILLFAMVSMTMMFAGLTSAFVVSKSRADWLKNFELPTAFFYSTAVIIGCSVTFYLAKKAIQKDNRSATTALLLGTLALGILFVVLQFVGFGQIVKSGYYFTGEGSSITTTFLYVVTVTHLLHLAGGLISLLIIIYNHFKQKYNSTQTLGIELGAMYWHFLDLLWVYLFLFLYFFK